A section of the Candidatus Dojkabacteria bacterium genome encodes:
- a CDS encoding peptidoglycan bridge formation glycyltransferase FemA/FemB family protein: protein MIVSEIKDRSTWDEFLRNCSYNYFLQTWEWGDFNELMGTKVFRLGFYDNSKLVAVCLGLEIKSRFGNYIYCPRGPILEWENEKTRTDVITTLVDFFKTKGYFSLRIDPAIKESSTEITSTIRSTGFVDAVNFIQVERSWMLDINGKSDDELFSGMRKNTRYYIRRAQKLGVTVRVSDKLEDLDTFINMINQMSKRKNFHALPSEYFRNQFNILNKAGMQKVIVAEYKGKTIATALIVFYGNEGSYLHAASSEENGSLQAPYLLQWEAIKHARSVGLSRYNFWGVVKDSDYHPGHPGFGYSNFKKGFGGYLEVYMRTKDYVYKPFQYNLFKIQELYRLTQKKGV, encoded by the coding sequence AACGTGGGAGTGGGGTGATTTCAACGAACTAATGGGTACAAAAGTCTTTAGACTTGGATTTTACGATAACAGTAAACTTGTTGCTGTCTGTCTTGGATTGGAAATTAAGTCCAGATTTGGAAACTATATTTATTGCCCCCGTGGCCCAATATTAGAATGGGAAAACGAGAAAACAAGAACCGATGTTATCACCACTTTGGTAGATTTCTTTAAAACCAAGGGTTACTTTTCACTAAGGATCGACCCTGCCATTAAAGAATCAAGCACCGAGATCACATCAACCATTAGGTCAACCGGCTTTGTAGATGCAGTAAACTTTATACAGGTAGAAAGGTCATGGATGCTCGATATTAATGGCAAGTCGGACGATGAGCTTTTTTCTGGAATGCGTAAAAATACCAGGTATTACATTAGACGTGCTCAAAAGCTGGGCGTAACCGTAAGAGTATCCGACAAACTTGAAGATCTTGATACGTTCATAAACATGATCAATCAAATGTCCAAGCGAAAAAACTTCCATGCACTTCCATCTGAATATTTTAGGAACCAGTTTAATATTCTAAACAAGGCAGGTATGCAAAAGGTGATTGTTGCTGAATACAAGGGTAAAACCATAGCAACAGCCCTTATCGTCTTTTACGGAAACGAGGGTTCATACCTGCACGCCGCTTCATCAGAAGAAAACGGATCACTTCAGGCCCCTTACCTTTTACAATGGGAGGCAATAAAACACGCTCGAAGCGTTGGGCTTTCTCGCTATAATTTTTGGGGTGTTGTAAAAGACTCCGATTATCACCCAGGACACCCCGGTTTTGGTTACAGCAACTTTAAAAAAGGATTTGGCGGCTACCTGGAAGTTTACATGCGTACAAAGGATTATGTGTATAAACCCTTTCAGTACAATCTTTTTAAGATTCAGGAGCTCTATCGGTTAACACAAAAAAAGGGAGTTTAA
- a CDS encoding GNAT family N-acetyltransferase — MENTVKIITVDQNNIDQEHICCAIGNDKANQSRALTKKNWMKERFKDGLVFKRLNDRGKIFIEYMPIEKAWKPIIGKNFMVINCLWVSGKFKGKGISTELLNECINDAKKRKMDGIVVVSSTKVKPFLTDKRFYLHKGFEVIDSAPPYFELLALKFNKNAQNPEFTKNAKQGNCDDKEGFTFIYSNQCPFMEEYVELLSNICRSRKIPCNVNHLKDYKEAQLKGSPFGTLGIYYNGEFKTHELMSEKTFEKFIKEVV; from the coding sequence ATGGAAAATACGGTTAAAATCATTACAGTTGATCAAAATAACATAGATCAAGAGCATATTTGTTGTGCTATTGGAAATGATAAAGCTAATCAAAGCAGAGCCTTAACAAAAAAGAACTGGATGAAAGAAAGGTTCAAAGATGGTTTAGTTTTCAAAAGACTAAATGATAGAGGGAAAATTTTTATTGAGTACATGCCAATTGAAAAAGCATGGAAACCAATAATTGGAAAAAACTTTATGGTCATTAATTGTTTGTGGGTTTCAGGAAAGTTCAAAGGGAAGGGTATCTCAACAGAATTATTAAATGAATGTATAAATGATGCAAAAAAGAGAAAGATGGATGGAATTGTGGTTGTTAGTAGCACAAAAGTAAAACCGTTCTTGACGGATAAAAGGTTTTATCTACATAAAGGATTTGAAGTTATTGATTCTGCCCCACCTTACTTTGAACTTCTAGCATTAAAGTTTAATAAAAACGCTCAGAATCCCGAATTTACGAAAAACGCAAAACAAGGAAATTGTGATGATAAAGAGGGGTTTACTTTTATTTACTCAAATCAGTGTCCATTCATGGAAGAATATGTGGAGTTGTTATCAAACATTTGTAGAAGTAGGAAGATTCCTTGTAATGTTAATCACCTAAAAGATTATAAGGAAGCACAATTAAAGGGAAGCCCTTTTGGAACATTGGGGATTTATTACAATGGAGAATTCAAAACACATGAATTAATGTCCGAAAAAACTTTTGAAAAGTTTATTAAAGAAGTAGTCTAG